The segment ACAGAACTACAAGGTAAAATTGACGAACTAGCACAAGCTTATGATGACATGAACAACTTGCTTGCCAGTACAGAAATTGGTACTATTTTTCTAGATGCCGATTTAAAAATTAAACGATTTACACCACCAATGTCTAAGATTATAAATCTTATACAAAGTGATGTTGGAAGACCTGTACAAGACCTCTCATCTAACCTTATTTACGAAGGAATAATAAAAGACGCGAATAAAGTATTGGAAAAACTCACGCCTTTTCAAGCAGCTGTAAAAAGTAATGATGGTATTTGGTACCAAATGCAGATTATGCCATATCGTACCTCTCTAAATGTTATTGAAGGTGTGGTTATTACTTTTGTTGATATAACTAAAGAAAAATTACTTGCTGTAGCACTAAATGAAATTAAAGAGAACTATGAGCATCTCTTAGAGTTAACACAAACAACTGTTTATACTCAAAACAAAAATCTTGTTTACACAAGTATGGTACAGAAAGGTGTCGCTTTTCAATCGCAACTATTGGTTGGAAAAACAGATATGGATTTCTTTTCAAAAGAAGATGCAAAAAAATTAGAAACTATAAAGAATAAAGTCCTTAAAACTGGAAAAACATACAGAAATACCGTTTCGTTATTACTTGGAGGAGCAACTCAATACCAAGACTTAACAATAAGACCAATTATTGTAGCTTCAAAAATTACTGGAATTGCTTGTACATCAACAGATATCACAGAGCTGTATCAAGCAGAAAAAAAACTAGAAGACATTAACAAAAAAATAAATGAATCCTGAAAAATCTATATATAACAAGTTAAGAAAAAGAGCAGAAGCTAGAGTTGCAAGAAATCTAGATTTGCTTAAAGGTTTTACTTTGGATAATGCCAAGGCTTTACTACACGAACTTGAAGTGCACCAGATAGAACTGGAAATGCAAAATGAAGAGTTAAGAGAAGCACAAAATCGTCTTGAAGAAGTGAAAGATCAATATACAGATCTGTTTGATTTTGCTCCTGTAGGGTACTTAGTTTTGGATAAAAAAGGAGTCATTGAAAACATTAATCTTACCGCCTGTGATCTTTTAGGTGTTGAACGTACATTAATTAAAGGCAAACCGCTTTCTTCTTATATGGAAAATGGGGAATCTCGTACATTGTTCCTAAAGTTACAAGCTGCTTTCAAAACAGGTAAGCTTGAAGATTTTGAACTTGAAATGAGACATAAAAGCAACGTTTTTTTTAAAGCATCTCTACAAGGTATTATTACGCAAAATAAAGAGCAAACAGATTATGTCTGCAGAATTTCCTTTCAAGATATAACTAGTTTAAAAGAAGCGGAAGCATTATTGTTTCAGCATGAAGCCTTACAAAAAGAAAAAAAAATAATACAGCAATATTTAGATTTAGCGCCTATTCTTTTTCTCATATTAGATTCAGCTAATAATGTACAAATAATTAACCAAAAGGGCCGTTATTTAATAGGTGAAAAAGTGCAAAATATCATCGGAAAGAATTGGTTTAATAAATTTATAAATGATTTAGATGATAATTCTGTAGTTGAAGATATTATAGCTAATCATAAAAAAGGAACGATACTAATACCATCTAATTTTGAAAGTAAACTAGAAAGCACTAATAGTGAATCAATTATTATGTCTTGGTCTAATGTTTCTTTGTTGGATGAAAAAGGAGCGTTTTTAGGAACTTTAATGGCTGGTGAAGATGTTACAGAACGAAAAAAAATAGAAACCCGTAAAGAACTATACACACAAGATCTTGAAGATATAGTAGAACTAAGAACCAAGAAATTAACGGAAGCTTTACATAATGAGAAAATGGTAAACGAAATGAAATCGGCATTTGTTTCTATGGCATCTCATGAGTTTAGAACACCATTAACTAGCGTACTATCTTCTGCAATTTTATTAAACAAATACAATACTCTTAAACAATATGATAA is part of the Polaribacter sp. SA4-10 genome and harbors:
- a CDS encoding PAS domain-containing sensor histidine kinase; this encodes MNPEKSIYNKLRKRAEARVARNLDLLKGFTLDNAKALLHELEVHQIELEMQNEELREAQNRLEEVKDQYTDLFDFAPVGYLVLDKKGVIENINLTACDLLGVERTLIKGKPLSSYMENGESRTLFLKLQAAFKTGKLEDFELEMRHKSNVFFKASLQGIITQNKEQTDYVCRISFQDITSLKEAEALLFQHEALQKEKKIIQQYLDLAPILFLILDSANNVQIINQKGRYLIGEKVQNIIGKNWFNKFINDLDDNSVVEDIIANHKKGTILIPSNFESKLESTNSESIIMSWSNVSLLDEKGAFLGTLMAGEDVTERKKIETRKELYTQDLEDIVELRTKKLTEALHNEKMVNEMKSAFVSMASHEFRTPLTSVLSSAILLNKYNTLKQYDKQPRHIDRIKSSVKQLTDILEDFLSMDKLERGIIKTTKNSFDLKILIKEILEDLNWSLKEKQHINYNHKGDAIVLLDIKILRNIFLNLITNAIKYSNTDILISTTVKNDVVNIVFIDKGIGIPEEEQKHLFSKFFRAKNATNIQGTGLGLSIVKHYVDLLEGEISFESKLGEGSTFNISLPQKA